One Janthinobacterium sp. TB1-E2 genomic region harbors:
- a CDS encoding serine hydrolase domain-containing protein: MMTKLAASITVMTLLLAACKPAATAPAHDIPAAMRQTAATLLQSPLLHATSIAVVYRGKEFILHQGELETGKANPPNDTTLYEIGSVSKTFAGLLLANAVLDGKAALDDPIQNYLPAAYPNLQWQGQPVRLRHLITHTSTMPGMLPLQVNAILQDFTAHATPAKLNAAYANYGQQQFWQDLHAVSIKGPLGKDYAYSSAGTELIAHTLETIYAMPYADLLTQFIAREAGMRDTGLKIAAQDAGRLAPGYHSDNPVITTPMPQLPWGAAGNLKSTMPDMAKYLRLQLSAHRAVAESHKPLVRFQDDFSIGYFWNIGNNRQLGTHYVHHGGVPRAQSYAWIVPQYQLGVFIITNQSGDATAGAMESALAPIFDTVESMESAK, from the coding sequence ATGATGACCAAACTCGCCGCAAGCATCACTGTAATGACACTGCTGCTGGCAGCTTGCAAGCCAGCAGCCACGGCACCTGCGCACGACATTCCTGCGGCCATGCGCCAGACCGCGGCCACTTTGCTGCAGTCACCATTGCTGCACGCGACCTCGATTGCCGTCGTTTATCGCGGCAAGGAATTCATCCTGCATCAGGGCGAGCTGGAGACCGGCAAAGCCAATCCGCCGAACGATACAACGCTGTATGAAATCGGCTCAGTCAGCAAGACTTTTGCTGGCCTGCTACTGGCGAACGCCGTGCTGGACGGGAAGGCGGCGCTCGACGATCCCATACAAAACTACCTGCCGGCCGCCTACCCGAACCTGCAGTGGCAAGGCCAGCCCGTGCGCTTGCGCCACTTGATCACGCACACCAGCACCATGCCGGGCATGCTGCCATTGCAGGTGAACGCCATATTGCAGGATTTCACGGCACACGCCACGCCGGCAAAGCTCAATGCAGCGTACGCCAACTACGGGCAACAGCAATTCTGGCAGGATTTACATGCAGTCAGCATCAAGGGTCCGCTAGGCAAGGACTACGCCTATTCCAGCGCCGGTACCGAACTCATTGCGCACACGCTCGAAACAATCTACGCCATGCCCTATGCAGACCTGCTCACGCAATTCATCGCGCGCGAAGCCGGCATGCGCGATACCGGGCTGAAAATCGCAGCCCAGGATGCCGGCCGGCTGGCGCCCGGCTACCACAGCGACAATCCCGTCATCACGACACCGATGCCGCAACTGCCCTGGGGGGCAGCGGGCAACCTGAAGTCGACCATGCCCGATATGGCGAAGTACCTGCGCCTGCAATTGAGCGCCCATCGCGCGGTCGCCGAATCGCACAAGCCGCTGGTGCGCTTTCAGGATGACTTCAGCATTGGCTATTTCTGGAACATCGGCAACAACCGCCAGTTGGGCACGCATTATGTACACCATGGCGGCGTGCCACGTGCGCAAAGCTACGCCTGGATCGTTCCCCAATATCAGCTTGGGGTCTTCATCATCACCAACCAGAGCGGCGACGCGACCGCCGGCGCCATGGAAAGCGCGCTGGCGCCTATTTTCGACACAGTGGAATCGATGGAAAGCGCGAAGTAG
- a CDS encoding calcium-binding protein, whose protein sequence is MTENNASGSSVSAIDAYLNSSAAAAQRFTGTANADILTGTTGADVLEGLAGDDTYYVNHSGDVIVELANGGSDTVYTSVNYTVADNIENVRLTAGGLTVTGSANTNNVFFVDAAGGNRIDGGGTGNMVNYTASSTGVTATLSGANGPVTAPPGSDVLLNIANIAGSKFDDVLTGNELKNALVGGFGNDILRGGKGDDTLAGMQGDDTYMFARGDGADIIVEGEEAASHNVVSFLAGVNADQLWFRQVGTALEVSTIGTGDKITINAWFSSAAPRIQEFRTAEGRVLLGSDVQNLVQTMAGLAMPAAGQLTLPAATAAALAPALAQNWRTEGPNQPGNGVFTGTANPDIILGTAGADVMVGLAGDDTYYVNHSGDVVVEQAGGGRDTVYASANYTLAANVEEVHVSAADLTVTGNGNDNVFHVDVAGGNVLRGTGTNSTATYAGSKAGATASIVSINESHAARPGSDVLVNISSVTGSGYDDVLSGNELANTLAGGLGNDTLQGGKGSDVLTGGLGDDTYVFARGDGADVVIESSADANYDTIAFLAGVNIDQLWFRQVGNDLEVSTIGTTDKITIRAWNAAVPNIEEFRTAAGHVMRGADVQLLVQAMANLAPPPLGQLTLPAGTAAALAPALAQAWHFNGPTQPTGPTFVGTAGADVINGSTGADLLQGLGGDDTYYVNHSGDFIDERGNGGNDTVYTKVNYTVADNVEYVRLAAAGLTVTGSAYTSNVFHVGTAGGNVLDGGGAGNSLSYATSTTGVTAAFAPVGGPMTARAGSDVLANFNAVIGSKFDDVLTGNELKNILLGGLGNDILQGGKGDDALAGTLGNDTYVFARGDGVDIISEANEAGSRDVVSFLAGVSAEQLWFRQVGTNLEVSTIGTNDKITVNGWYAAAGASIEEFRMADGRVLLGSQVQNLVQAMAGLTPPPAGQLTLPAGTAAILAPVLAQNWRSAQQFSAVSQGGLGGWQADSAQLVQAMAGFAVPAAASAPWSGHGNPSTQIQLAAVH, encoded by the coding sequence ATGACTGAAAACAATGCATCTGGCTCCAGCGTCTCCGCCATCGACGCTTACCTGAACAGTTCGGCAGCCGCCGCGCAGCGCTTCACGGGCACGGCGAACGCGGATATCCTCACCGGCACCACGGGCGCCGACGTGCTCGAAGGCCTGGCCGGCGACGATACGTATTACGTCAACCACAGTGGCGACGTGATCGTCGAACTGGCCAATGGCGGCAGCGATACCGTCTACACCAGCGTCAATTACACGGTGGCCGACAACATCGAGAACGTGCGCCTGACCGCAGGCGGCCTGACGGTAACGGGCAGCGCCAATACCAATAACGTCTTTTTCGTTGATGCGGCCGGTGGCAACAGGATCGATGGCGGCGGCACGGGCAACATGGTCAATTACACGGCGTCCAGCACGGGCGTGACGGCGACCTTGTCCGGAGCGAATGGCCCGGTGACGGCGCCGCCCGGCAGCGATGTGCTGCTCAATATCGCCAACATCGCCGGCAGCAAGTTCGATGATGTCCTGACCGGTAACGAGCTCAAAAACGCCCTCGTGGGCGGTTTTGGCAACGATATCCTGCGCGGCGGCAAGGGCGACGATACCCTGGCCGGCATGCAGGGCGACGACACGTATATGTTTGCCCGTGGCGACGGCGCCGACATCATCGTTGAAGGAGAAGAGGCGGCCAGCCATAACGTCGTCTCCTTCCTGGCCGGCGTCAATGCCGACCAGCTGTGGTTCCGCCAGGTGGGCACGGCGCTGGAAGTGAGCACCATCGGCACCGGCGACAAGATCACCATCAACGCCTGGTTTTCCAGTGCGGCGCCGCGCATCCAGGAATTCCGCACGGCCGAAGGCCGCGTGCTGCTGGGCAGCGACGTGCAAAACCTCGTGCAGACAATGGCGGGCCTGGCGATGCCAGCGGCCGGCCAGCTGACCTTGCCAGCGGCAACGGCCGCCGCCCTGGCGCCGGCGCTGGCGCAGAACTGGCGCACGGAAGGACCGAACCAGCCCGGCAATGGCGTCTTTACCGGCACGGCGAACCCGGACATCATCCTGGGCACGGCGGGCGCCGACGTGATGGTGGGCCTGGCCGGCGACGACACGTATTACGTCAACCACAGCGGCGACGTGGTGGTGGAACAGGCTGGCGGCGGACGCGACACCGTCTATGCCAGCGCGAACTACACGCTGGCCGCCAACGTCGAAGAGGTGCATGTGAGCGCCGCCGACCTGACGGTGACGGGCAACGGCAATGACAACGTGTTCCACGTCGATGTCGCCGGCGGCAACGTGCTGCGCGGCACCGGCACGAACAGCACGGCCACCTATGCGGGCTCCAAGGCAGGCGCGACGGCCAGCATCGTTTCCATCAACGAATCCCATGCGGCCCGCCCGGGCAGCGATGTGCTGGTCAATATTTCCAGCGTGACGGGCAGCGGCTATGACGACGTACTGTCCGGCAACGAGCTGGCCAATACCCTGGCTGGCGGCCTTGGCAACGATACCTTGCAAGGCGGCAAAGGCAGCGACGTGCTCACCGGCGGCCTCGGCGACGATACCTATGTCTTTGCGCGCGGCGACGGCGCCGATGTCGTTATCGAATCGTCCGCCGATGCCAATTACGACACCATCGCCTTCCTGGCCGGTGTCAACATCGACCAGCTGTGGTTCCGCCAGGTGGGCAATGACCTGGAAGTGAGCACCATCGGCACCACGGACAAGATCACCATCCGCGCCTGGAACGCGGCTGTGCCGAACATCGAGGAATTCCGCACGGCCGCCGGCCACGTCATGCGCGGCGCCGACGTGCAGCTGCTGGTGCAGGCGATGGCGAACCTGGCGCCGCCGCCGCTGGGCCAGCTGACCTTGCCGGCCGGCACGGCCGCTGCCCTGGCGCCCGCGCTGGCCCAGGCCTGGCACTTCAACGGTCCCACGCAACCGACGGGTCCAACCTTTGTCGGCACGGCGGGCGCCGACGTCATCAATGGGAGCACGGGCGCCGACCTGCTGCAAGGCCTCGGTGGTGACGACACGTATTACGTCAACCACAGCGGCGACTTCATCGACGAACGTGGCAATGGCGGCAACGACACCGTGTACACCAAGGTCAACTACACGGTGGCCGACAACGTCGAGTACGTGCGCCTGGCCGCAGCCGGCCTGACGGTGACGGGCAGCGCCTATACCAGCAACGTCTTCCATGTCGGCACCGCCGGCGGCAACGTGCTCGACGGTGGCGGGGCGGGCAATTCGCTGTCCTACGCCACTTCCACTACGGGCGTGACGGCCGCCTTTGCGCCCGTTGGCGGCCCGATGACGGCGCGCGCGGGCAGCGACGTGCTGGCCAATTTCAATGCCGTCATCGGCAGCAAGTTCGACGACGTGCTGACCGGCAATGAACTGAAGAACATCCTGCTGGGCGGCCTCGGCAACGATATCCTGCAAGGCGGCAAGGGCGATGACGCGCTGGCCGGTACGCTGGGCAACGACACCTATGTCTTCGCCCGCGGTGACGGCGTCGACATTATTTCCGAGGCGAACGAGGCGGGCAGCCGCGACGTGGTGTCCTTCCTGGCCGGCGTCAGCGCCGAGCAGCTGTGGTTCCGCCAGGTGGGCACCAACCTCGAAGTGAGCACCATCGGCACCAATGACAAGATCACCGTCAATGGCTGGTATGCGGCAGCGGGGGCGAGCATCGAGGAATTCCGCATGGCCGATGGCCGGGTCTTGCTGGGCAGCCAGGTGCAAAACCTCGTGCAGGCCATGGCGGGCCTGACGCCGCCACCGGCCGGCCAGCTGACCTTGCCTGCAGGCACGGCCGCCATCCTGGCGCCGGTGCTGGCGCAGAACTGGCGCTCCGCGCAGCAATTCAGTGCCGTCAGCCAGGGCGGACTCGGCGGCTGGCAGGCGGATTCCGCGCAGCTGGTGCAAGCGATGGCCGGCTTTGCCGTGCCGGCGGCCGCATCGGCGCCATGGTCAGGCCACGGCAATCCGTCGACGCAGATCCAGCTGGCGGCAGTCCATTAA
- a CDS encoding type I secretion system permease/ATPase codes for MTVLSHRNDTPSIEKTAPDTGLLSLLLMASLHGIAADGAQLKHAFGQAVFTRQTVLLAARQLGLTAKLVRQAPERLGQAPLPAIAIDTDGRFFILGKVETGADGVSKVLVQHPGQPPQILGREAFLAAWTGELIFFTSKASYAGETARFDFSWFIPAVVKYRRLLGEVLLISFVLQLIGLATPLFFQVVMDKVLVNHAMKTLHVVAIGLVCAIVFEAVLGLIRTYVFARTSSKIDVELGARLFRHLLALPIAYFQARRVGDSVARIHELENIRSFLTGNAMTLVLDLLFSFIFIAAMLWYSAALSIVVLASIPVYAALSMLLTPVLRGRLNDKFNRSAENQSFLVETISGVDTLKAMAVEPRWQQQWEKQLAGYVSAGLSANNIGMLASGGVTLVSKLVTAAIMWWGATLVIDGKMTVGELVAFNMLAGQVASPILRLAQLWNDFQQVGISMSRLGDILNARVEAGSQKARLPRIAGAIDFQQVGFRYRPDAAEVLRNVSIAIAPGEVIGIVGRSGSGKSTLTRLAQRLYIPERGKVLIDGQDIAVIDTASLRRQIGVVLQENILFNRSVRDNIALSDPALSIDAVIAVAKLAGAHDFICELPEGYDTMVGEHGTGLSGGQRQRIAIARALIGDPRILIFDEATSALDYESEKIIQDNMRGICAGRTVLIIAHRLSAVREAHRIVVMERGQVAELGTHDALLAQPGGIYAHLYSLQQGTSGSATGDAT; via the coding sequence ATGACAGTCCTCTCCCACCGCAACGATACGCCGTCCATAGAAAAAACTGCGCCCGACACGGGCTTGCTGTCGCTGTTGCTGATGGCCAGCCTGCACGGCATCGCCGCCGATGGCGCCCAGCTCAAGCATGCTTTCGGACAGGCCGTGTTCACGCGGCAAACCGTGCTGCTGGCCGCCAGACAACTTGGCTTGACGGCCAAACTGGTGCGCCAGGCGCCCGAACGGCTGGGGCAAGCGCCGCTGCCGGCCATCGCCATCGATACGGACGGTCGGTTCTTTATCCTTGGCAAGGTCGAGACGGGCGCTGACGGCGTGAGCAAGGTGCTGGTCCAGCATCCGGGCCAGCCGCCGCAGATCCTCGGTCGCGAAGCTTTTCTTGCCGCCTGGACGGGCGAGCTGATCTTTTTCACCAGCAAGGCCAGCTATGCGGGCGAGACGGCACGTTTCGACTTCAGCTGGTTCATTCCCGCCGTCGTCAAATACCGCAGGCTGCTGGGCGAAGTGTTGCTGATTTCCTTCGTGTTGCAACTGATCGGCCTGGCCACGCCCCTGTTTTTCCAGGTGGTGATGGACAAGGTGCTGGTCAATCATGCGATGAAAACCCTGCACGTGGTGGCCATCGGCCTCGTGTGCGCCATCGTCTTCGAAGCCGTGCTGGGCCTCATTCGCACCTATGTTTTCGCGCGCACCAGCAGCAAGATCGACGTGGAACTGGGCGCGCGCCTGTTCCGCCATTTACTGGCCTTGCCGATCGCGTATTTCCAGGCGCGCCGCGTGGGCGATTCCGTGGCGCGCATCCATGAACTGGAAAACATCCGCTCTTTTCTCACCGGCAACGCGATGACCCTGGTGCTCGATCTGCTGTTTTCCTTCATCTTCATTGCCGCCATGCTGTGGTACAGCGCGGCGCTCAGCATCGTCGTGCTGGCCTCGATTCCCGTCTACGCGGCCCTGTCGATGCTGCTCACGCCCGTGTTGCGTGGCCGCCTGAACGACAAATTCAACCGCAGCGCGGAAAACCAGTCCTTCCTGGTTGAAACCATCAGCGGCGTCGATACACTCAAGGCAATGGCCGTCGAACCGCGCTGGCAGCAGCAGTGGGAAAAGCAGCTGGCCGGCTATGTGTCGGCGGGCTTGTCGGCGAATAACATCGGCATGCTGGCCAGCGGCGGCGTGACGCTCGTGAGCAAGCTGGTGACGGCGGCCATCATGTGGTGGGGCGCCACCCTCGTCATCGACGGCAAGATGACGGTGGGCGAACTGGTCGCCTTCAATATGCTGGCCGGGCAGGTGGCGTCGCCCATCCTGCGCCTGGCCCAGCTGTGGAACGATTTCCAGCAGGTAGGCATCTCCATGAGCCGGCTCGGCGACATCCTCAACGCGCGCGTGGAAGCGGGCAGCCAGAAGGCGCGCCTGCCGCGCATCGCGGGCGCCATCGACTTCCAGCAAGTGGGTTTCCGCTACCGGCCCGATGCGGCCGAGGTGCTGCGCAATGTGTCGATTGCCATCGCGCCCGGCGAAGTGATCGGCATCGTCGGGCGTTCCGGCTCGGGCAAGAGCACCTTGACGCGGCTGGCGCAGCGTCTGTACATTCCCGAGCGGGGCAAGGTGCTGATCGACGGACAGGACATCGCCGTCATCGACACGGCCTCGCTGCGGCGCCAGATCGGCGTCGTGCTGCAGGAAAACATCCTGTTCAACCGTTCCGTGCGCGACAACATCGCCCTGAGCGACCCGGCGCTGTCCATCGATGCCGTCATCGCCGTGGCGAAACTGGCGGGCGCCCACGATTTCATTTGCGAGTTGCCCGAAGGCTACGACACCATGGTGGGCGAGCACGGCACGGGCCTGTCGGGCGGCCAGCGCCAGCGCATCGCCATCGCCCGCGCCCTGATCGGTGATCCGCGCATCCTGATTTTCGACGAGGCGACGAGCGCCCTCGATTACGAATCGGAAAAAATCATCCAGGACAATATGCGCGGCATTTGCGCGGGGCGCACTGTGCTGATCATCGCCCACCGCCTGTCGGCCGTGCGCGAAGCACACCGCATCGTGGTCATGGAGCGGGGGCAGGTGGCCGAACTGGGCACGCATGACGCGCTGCTGGCGCAGCCGGGCGGCATCTACGCCCATCTGTACAGCCTGCAGCAGGGCACGAGCGGGAGCGCAACAGGGGACGCAACATGA
- a CDS encoding HlyD family type I secretion periplasmic adaptor subunit, with protein MSAGHRLAAYGELLQRYGQVLRHSWRQRAALSGPVLSEDEAAFLPAALALQERPVSLSLRLTARVLMLLVGCVVLWAVFGQVDIIVNAAGKIIPSGNTKTIASVDVAAVRALHVKEGQAVKAGQLLVELDSRGPDAERDKAAGDAVAAALQMARSRALIAAIDSLTLPKLAAPDGASAAQREEAQGHLDGQYANFRARLAHLDGEIARYAQALPLATQRASDYKALLATRDVAEHAWLEKEQARIDLAGQLASARSERAALVAQTRKDAYDALTEGARVAAASGQDARRAGARGSLLRLTAPVDGTVQQLKLHTVGGVVPAAQALMQIVPRQGKLEIDAVLENRDVGFVQVGQAVAIKVDAFDYTKYGTVPAVVSSVSRDAVEDEKKGPVYAVRITLRQPSIVVDGRLAPLSAGMAVRAEIRTGTRRVIEYVLSPLVQHQKEALHER; from the coding sequence ATGAGCGCCGGCCACCGCCTGGCCGCGTATGGCGAGCTGTTGCAACGTTACGGCCAGGTGCTGCGGCACAGCTGGCGCCAGCGCGCCGCCTTGAGCGGCCCCGTGCTCAGCGAAGACGAGGCGGCCTTCTTGCCGGCCGCGCTGGCGCTGCAGGAGCGGCCCGTGTCGCTATCGTTGCGCCTGACGGCCAGGGTGCTGATGCTGCTGGTCGGCTGCGTCGTGCTGTGGGCGGTCTTTGGCCAGGTCGACATCATCGTCAACGCGGCCGGCAAGATCATTCCGTCCGGCAACACCAAGACCATCGCCTCGGTCGACGTGGCGGCCGTGCGCGCCCTGCATGTGAAGGAAGGGCAAGCCGTCAAGGCGGGCCAGCTGCTGGTGGAACTCGACAGCCGCGGCCCGGACGCCGAACGCGACAAGGCCGCCGGCGACGCCGTGGCGGCCGCGCTGCAGATGGCCCGCTCGCGCGCGCTGATCGCCGCCATCGACAGCTTGACGCTGCCCAAGCTGGCGGCGCCCGATGGCGCTTCCGCCGCCCAGCGCGAGGAAGCGCAGGGCCACCTCGATGGCCAGTACGCGAATTTCCGCGCCCGGCTCGCGCATCTCGATGGCGAGATTGCCCGCTATGCCCAGGCGTTGCCGCTGGCCACGCAGCGCGCCAGCGACTACAAGGCGCTGCTGGCCACGCGCGACGTGGCCGAACACGCGTGGCTGGAAAAGGAGCAGGCGCGCATCGACCTGGCAGGCCAGCTGGCGTCGGCCCGCAGCGAGCGCGCGGCCCTGGTGGCGCAGACGCGCAAGGACGCCTACGACGCGCTGACGGAAGGGGCCAGGGTGGCGGCGGCCAGCGGCCAGGATGCGCGCCGCGCAGGCGCCCGCGGCAGCCTGCTGCGTTTGACGGCGCCCGTCGACGGCACGGTGCAGCAACTGAAGCTGCACACGGTGGGCGGCGTCGTGCCGGCCGCGCAGGCGCTGATGCAGATCGTGCCGCGCCAGGGCAAGCTGGAAATTGACGCCGTGCTGGAAAACCGCGACGTCGGCTTCGTGCAGGTCGGGCAGGCGGTGGCCATCAAGGTCGACGCCTTCGATTACACCAAGTATGGCACCGTGCCCGCCGTCGTCAGCAGCGTCTCGCGCGACGCTGTCGAGGATGAAAAGAAGGGTCCCGTGTATGCCGTCAGGATCACGCTGCGGCAGCCGTCCATCGTCGTCGACGGCAGATTGGCGCCGCTGTCGGCCGGCATGGCCGTGCGCGCGGAAATCCGCACGGGGACGAGGAGGGTGATCGAATACGTGCTCTCGCCGCTGGTACAGCACCAGAAGGAGGCGCTGCATGAACGCTAG
- a CDS encoding TolC family protein, which yields MNARRRAMTAIAIAASLLLASAAAQAGEFEAAPCPSDYEAGVPLTLPAAVDLALCRNAQVHGAWAGIRLQAAGVGEARAAFLPTLNAGLSRVHDRTAYPGASTPSGSLNSNTGSLNLSWRLFDFGGRAAGQRSAQALLDAALANRDAVLQKTLAATVSAYFDAQTARANVRMREEYRALANETVLATQRRAQRGLGSHSDTLQATSALAKAALGASRADGEFQKAHAVLVYTLGLPAEAGVVLDDEADAPVAGLGEDLHTWLALAQARHPAIMAAQAQLAAARERVAVSESEGRPSIDLTANIYQNGRPNQGLSAASTRETLVGISLNIPLFDGFARRYKVRGALAQAGQREAEAQDVKQQTLMELVKTHAEASTALANLAASQAWLDAARDAQASVQRKFGLGAADILEMLNTQSALLEAQQERIRCQAEWRSARLRLLASAGVLGREAIAGR from the coding sequence ATGAACGCTAGACGCCGCGCCATGACCGCCATCGCCATCGCCGCCAGCTTGCTGCTGGCCAGTGCTGCGGCGCAGGCGGGCGAGTTCGAGGCCGCGCCATGCCCGTCCGATTACGAGGCGGGCGTGCCCTTGACCCTGCCGGCGGCCGTCGACCTGGCCCTGTGCCGCAACGCGCAGGTGCATGGCGCCTGGGCCGGCATACGGCTGCAGGCGGCCGGCGTGGGCGAGGCCAGAGCCGCCTTTCTGCCGACCCTGAATGCGGGCCTGAGCCGGGTGCACGACCGCACGGCTTATCCGGGCGCCAGCACGCCGTCCGGTAGCTTGAACAGCAATACGGGCTCGCTCAATCTGTCCTGGCGTCTGTTCGACTTCGGCGGGCGCGCGGCGGGCCAGCGTTCGGCGCAAGCCTTGCTCGACGCGGCCCTGGCCAACCGCGACGCCGTGCTGCAAAAGACCCTGGCGGCCACCGTCAGCGCGTATTTCGACGCGCAGACGGCGCGGGCCAACGTGCGGATGCGCGAGGAGTACCGGGCGCTGGCCAATGAAACGGTGCTGGCCACGCAGCGCCGCGCGCAGCGGGGACTGGGTTCGCACAGCGACACCCTGCAGGCGACAAGCGCGCTGGCCAAGGCGGCCCTGGGCGCCAGCCGCGCCGATGGCGAGTTCCAGAAGGCGCACGCCGTGCTTGTCTATACGCTGGGTTTGCCGGCCGAGGCGGGCGTGGTGCTGGATGACGAAGCGGATGCCCCGGTGGCGGGCTTGGGCGAAGATCTGCACACCTGGCTGGCGCTGGCCCAGGCGCGGCACCCGGCCATCATGGCTGCGCAGGCGCAGCTGGCGGCCGCGCGCGAACGGGTGGCCGTGAGCGAGTCGGAAGGCCGTCCCAGCATCGACCTGACGGCCAATATCTACCAGAACGGCCGCCCCAACCAGGGCTTGTCCGCCGCGTCCACGCGCGAAACCCTGGTGGGCATCTCATTGAACATCCCCCTGTTCGACGGTTTTGCGCGCCGCTACAAGGTGCGCGGCGCGCTGGCGCAGGCCGGGCAAAGGGAAGCCGAGGCGCAAGACGTAAAGCAGCAGACCCTGATGGAACTGGTGAAAACGCATGCGGAAGCGAGCACGGCGCTGGCCAACCTGGCCGCCTCGCAAGCGTGGCTGGACGCCGCGCGCGATGCCCAGGCCAGCGTGCAGCGCAAGTTCGGCCTGGGCGCGGCCGATATCCTGGAAATGCTGAACACCCAGTCGGCGCTGCTCGAGGCGCAGCAGGAACGCATCCGTTGCCAGGCGGAATGGCGTTCGGCCCGGCTGCGTCTGCTGGCCAGCGCCGGCGTGCTGGGACGGGAGGCCATTGCAGGTCGCTAA
- a CDS encoding VOC family protein encodes MHSIQKITPCLWFNGHAEAAALFYTGIFPNSKIGQILRYGEEGKEIHGQEPGSVLTVAFELDGQTFTGLNGGPLFQFSEAISFQVNCETQDEVDHYWNQLSEGGPLEAQQCGWLKDQFGVSWQIVPTIMVKLLGDPDPIKAQRVMKAMMGMKKIDIDEIKRAYAG; translated from the coding sequence ATGCACAGCATACAAAAGATTACCCCGTGTTTATGGTTCAACGGCCACGCCGAGGCGGCGGCCCTGTTTTATACGGGGATATTCCCCAATTCGAAGATCGGCCAGATCCTGCGCTATGGCGAGGAGGGCAAGGAAATCCACGGCCAGGAGCCGGGCAGCGTGCTGACTGTCGCGTTTGAACTCGACGGCCAGACGTTCACGGGCTTGAATGGCGGTCCCCTGTTTCAGTTTTCCGAGGCGATCTCGTTCCAGGTCAATTGCGAAACCCAGGACGAGGTCGACCACTACTGGAACCAGTTGTCCGAAGGCGGGCCCCTGGAAGCGCAGCAGTGCGGCTGGCTCAAGGACCAGTTCGGCGTGTCCTGGCAAATCGTGCCCACCATCATGGTCAAGCTGCTGGGCGATCCCGACCCGATCAAGGCCCAGCGCGTGATGAAAGCCATGATGGGCATGAAAAAGATCGACATCGACGAGATCAAGCGGGCTTACGCGGGCTAG
- the purT gene encoding formate-dependent phosphoribosylglycinamide formyltransferase, with product MTTSTSSTIAPRTFGTPLSSTAIKVMLLGSGELGKEVIMSLQRLGVEVIAVDRYPNAPGHPVAHRSHVIDMSDGVALAALIELEKPDLIVPEIEAIATDTLAALEAAGQITCIPNARAAVLTMNREGIRTLAAETLGVATSPYRFASSLRELQLACQEIGFPCVVKPVMSSSGKGQSKLDGAADVDAAWAYAASGSRVDTGRVIVEGFIDFDYEITLLTVRAVGASGQIETQFCEPIGHLQVHGDYVESWQPARMAPLALERSRDIARKVTDNLGGLGLFGVELFVKDDMVWFSEVSPRPHDTGMVTMASQVQSEFELHAKAILGLPVNVALRSPGASAVIYGQLEAKGIAFEGVADALSVPGADLRLFGKPESFARRRMGVALATADDIDTARARAVLAASKVKPVVR from the coding sequence ATGACCACTAGCACCAGCAGCACCATCGCGCCCCGCACCTTCGGCACGCCCCTGTCTTCCACCGCCATCAAAGTCATGCTGCTGGGCTCGGGTGAACTGGGCAAGGAAGTGATCATGTCGCTGCAGCGCCTGGGCGTGGAAGTGATCGCCGTCGACCGCTATCCGAACGCGCCGGGCCACCCGGTGGCGCACCGCTCGCACGTGATCGACATGAGCGACGGCGTGGCCCTGGCCGCCCTGATCGAACTGGAAAAGCCCGATCTGATCGTGCCCGAAATCGAAGCCATCGCCACCGATACGCTGGCGGCGCTGGAAGCGGCCGGGCAAATCACGTGCATCCCGAACGCGCGCGCGGCCGTGCTGACGATGAACCGCGAAGGCATCCGCACCTTGGCGGCCGAGACCCTGGGCGTGGCCACGTCGCCCTACCGCTTCGCCAGCAGCCTGCGGGAGTTGCAGCTTGCCTGCCAGGAGATCGGCTTTCCGTGCGTCGTGAAACCCGTGATGTCGTCGTCGGGCAAGGGCCAGTCCAAACTCGATGGCGCCGCGGACGTGGATGCGGCGTGGGCGTATGCGGCCAGCGGCAGCCGTGTCGATACGGGCCGGGTCATCGTCGAGGGTTTCATCGACTTCGATTACGAAATCACCTTGCTGACCGTGCGTGCCGTCGGCGCTTCGGGACAGATCGAGACGCAGTTCTGCGAGCCGATCGGCCACTTGCAGGTGCATGGCGACTACGTGGAATCGTGGCAGCCGGCCCGCATGGCGCCGCTGGCCCTCGAGCGTTCGCGCGACATCGCCCGCAAGGTGACGGACAACCTGGGCGGCCTGGGCCTGTTCGGCGTGGAGCTGTTCGTCAAGGACGACATGGTGTGGTTCTCGGAAGTGAGCCCCCGTCCGCACGACACGGGCATGGTCACCATGGCCAGCCAGGTGCAGAGCGAATTCGAGCTGCACGCGAAAGCCATCCTCGGCTTGCCCGTCAACGTGGCCCTGCGTTCGCCCGGCGCCTCGGCCGTCATCTACGGCCAGCTGGAAGCGAAAGGCATCGCCTTCGAAGGCGTGGCCGACGCCTTGAGCGTGCCGGGCGCGGACTTGCGCCTGTTCGGCAAGCCGGAATCATTCGCCCGCCGCCGCATGGGCGTGGCGCTGGCCACGGCCGACGATATCGACACGGCCCGCGCGCGCGCCGTGCTGGCTGCGTCCAAAGTCAAACCGGTGGTCCGCTGA